aaatcaaaatcagcAAATGGAATATAAACCGATTTCACAACCGCGAAAATTTTCTAATAGcaggtttttgtttcttttaacacTAAACCTTTCTTCGTGGAAATTAAAGTAACACATGTGATGCAGAAATGGAATTTGTCATTAAAATGACACTTAAAATGaatggtaaaattgagaatggaaatggggaatgtgccaaagagacaacaacccgaccatagaaaaaaacaacaacagaaggtcaccaacaggtcttcaatgtagcgaaaaattcccgcacccggaggcgtccttcaactggccctttaacaaatatatactagttcagtgataatgaacgccatactaattttcaaattgtacacaagaaactaatattaaaataatacaagaccaacaaaggccagaggctcctgacttgggacaggcgctaaaatgcggcggggttaaacatgtttgtgagatctcaaccctccccctatcgATTGGGAACAACCTAATCCagacaaaaaatgtttcaaatgattaacaaaaattgaaactgTTATGTCATGGGATAAATTATCGAAGATAGATAATGTTAAAAAAGTAATGTAGTTAAGCTATCATATTTTGTTATAGAATTACATTACTATTATGATAATTCCTAATTTTCTGTTCACTAACTTCACTAGCTGAAAAATTCTATAAAAGCAAGCtattcatattttattgtatatCATATTACTTGCTTTTCTTTctattcaaataaagaaattgcGTTTTTTCCATGTATAATCATTACAAAATCGCGTCCTTAAGAAGATAAATCCAGAATTCGCTTCGGCCGCACGaagttaataaatattttttttttaccaggaaGTTTTGAGACGTAATGTTTTCTACCAGTTATAGCTGATGAATTGTAGGCCGGTTTCTACTATATCTTTTATCAGGAACTATTGTATCAATTATGTCTATTGGTTTTGTCAATTGTCCATTTAAGCTTAGAGATTAACTGATGAGACATGTATTGTCAACTCGCACATATGTTGCAGTAAAATTAGTATGTAACCTGTTTTTACAGAGTATCAGTTCAGATAACATCGATTAAGTCGATGCTCCTTACCAGGGGCTTCACCCGTCAAAACATATTGATTGGCACTGATTTTCAAACTTTTCTaaaacattgctgatataaacatatgatataaatgttataaaaatctgacaagaattgtaTAAGTAAATGtacacatcatagataccaggattgaaattttatttacgccagaagcgcgtttcgtcagtctacaaaagactcatcagtgacgctcgattaaaaaaattgaaaaggcAGAATAAAGTTCGAAgacgaagagcattgagggctaaattttcctaaaagttttgccaaatacagctaaggtaatctattcctaaggtagaaaagccttagtatttcaaaaattgaaagttttgttaacagataatttataattatgaatatatcaatgataactgaagtcaacacagaagtgctgactactgggtttgtGATACCCTCGCGAAAGCAAAACTCCACCAGCAtcggcatcgacccagtggttgtaaatgatCTCATCATAGATAAGAGCGATAACAAGATTAGATAGACGGACGCAAATACCGGTGGGTCGATAGATGGACGGACCCACGCCCAGTGTTTCTATGTCCCCTGCACCGCGTTGCGCAAGGGACAAAAAGTAGAAGCATTGTCAGAAATAGCAGTATGTGTTGAGGAATACCCCCTCCCCTTTCAACTACGAGTATCCATGAAACCACAAATCGTTATTAAAGTATCGTCTAACTACGTGATTCAAATGACAGCGAATCTTAATAAGTTTGTCATCCCTTCTTTTGCAAAATCTATAACTTTAAAAGAGAGGTACAATTAATGATGACACAAACTTTAAATGTAAACATTCAGTTAGATAAGCGTATGGCTTAACACTAAGTTCGTTTGAAATACCTCAAATGGTTTGACAATGAATCTTAGAGTTcatgctaaaaaaatatattgagagGGGGTTAGGCAATGAATTTTATAATTCATGCTAAAATTTCTATATTGAGAGGTAGTTTATCAATCTTCTATTGCAGACAGTGTTTTCACCTTGTTCTGTCTCTTGTGGGCGATTTATTGAATTGTATACTAATTCATATTAATACATCTTATGTCTGTGAAAAAAGCATTTACAAGTTCCGTTCGGTCTGTAGTGTTGTATTAATAATAAGATTtcattaataatatttattaaaatgtatttgaaaagtTTTCTTGAAAAACATAATAAGTGCGTTGTGTTTTGTTGGTGTTCCTGTTGTCGACCCCTTTCCAATTGAATTTTACAGCTGATTTAtatgtctgtccaaagtcagtaACCTGTAATTTTATAGTTGTCATTGTTTGTTGtctgacatatttgttttcgttattTGTTTTGCCTTACATAAAGCCGTTGGGTTTTtcgtttaacatttgtcatttcatggctTTCATTGCTTACTATACAGTATGGATTTTGCTTATTGTTCAAAGCCGTAAggtaacctatagttgctaacataAACGACAATTGGTCTCTAGTGGATAGTTGTAATCATAACTCATCTCATAATGTTTATgattataatatttgaaaattatgcaGATTAAGGTGATGGGAGGTACTAGTAGTATAAGTGCTTATGACAAAACTTCATAAAAAGTTCTAAATATAAACAACAACACTGTCTTCAGCAATGAACACAACACATACCGTATAAGAAGTTGCAGCTGGTTTATAACAACCAAGCGCACAATTTTAGACCTTACGAACTAACAATTCATACTGTCGAAATTTTACACGAATGTTGTTATACTGTCAGGTTCAGCAAGTACTAACAATACTGTTTTAATCCATTCTACCAAACTTTATTCGAAGTAAGCAAATGTGATAACATTTAATCAAAGACTCGATTCATTTCTAAATagtaaattataaatcataccACCATCCTGCAGTAAAATCCATGCTACAGAGGATTGTTCATTTTGGCAATATGCGAGGGAGGAATAAAGGTATTTGTACGCATGTCCGTTCTGGGAATGGAAACCTTAATTCTAAGCTGCGTGTAGAGGTCCTCCAGATGTTGCTTTGAATGAAAAACCTCTCTCAGCCTAACCAACAAACCATTTCCTGTGGTACTTTAAATACGAAGGTTGAATATATCGCAATATATCATAGTTAATGCAATGATTGTAGAATGAAAATTGATGTATCAGATACCTTTCTTCGACGTTAAAATTATCAGATTTTGTTATACAATAATCATTGAAAAAGGGCGAAATTCCTTTTGCCCTTTCTGATCAGAACAAACAGTGCATGTGTCAACACAAAAATTTCGTTAACATAATGTAAGCTTTAACACTGATGTAGGATATGCAAGATATTATCTCCATATATAGTTTTAACACATTAATTagctaatattgatatttttcattatgGAAACATATCTCTTGCCCAAATAAGGTTAAAATTTAAAGATCTTTAACAAAATTCCGAATGCTGAATATTTTGCAACTTTGTAAATTATAAATCAACACTATGTGAAGAATGGATCGTGTATATcgttctattttatttattttgtttatcaacaatttaataaaaacatatttaaaacatcaaGAAGTTTTCATAGCATAATTTATGTCTTTTGCCAGACAAATCATTTCATCGCAAAATTTTCAACTGTGACGATCAAAATTGATAAACAATAGcttatccaaaatattttcaaataaatgcatACAAGTGTGCCTCATTTTCAAAGTAAGCCACTAGCAACTGCTTCTTTGAATTATCATAACAAAGTGAAATAGGACGATCAAGACCATCACTTGCTGTCAATAATTCTCGATGTCGTTGTCCGTCAGGGGAGATAACTACAACATTGTTCGAACCAATCcctgtaacatacacattaccaTCCATATCTACATCAATACCACGAGGATCTTTCAGAATGCTGCCATTTTTAAATGTCCATTGCGGTTTACCTTGTCGATCGTAACAAGTAACGGCATGTGTTTCCGAGTTTGTGTGATATATTTGGTTCCGAAATGTTGCAATGTAACAGACAGGAGACATTTTATCTTGGACTATTTGAGTAATAGACTCATCGGAAAGATTGATAATTCGTATTCCTTTTTTTTGAACGgaatatattaaattattttctcTAAGTGCTATGCCATATATTTCCGAATCTAGTGAAATTGTTCTcgtgatttgttttcttttaacgTTTATTATGGCAATACACTGCTTCAAATGACCACAAGATGATACGGCTAAAGTATCGTCCTTACTAATATACAGTATATCTTGTGCGTAACATGGCATCCTCACCTCAAAGTCTTTTAATCCTGTATCACTGAATACTCTAACTGCCATATCAAAGAAATAAGTAAACGCCATTCTTCCATCTGGTATCTGGCAACATCCGTTTATGGATATTCCTTGAGTTGCTATTGTCTTGTTTTTCTTCAGCTTTATATTTTCAATGGATCTTCTTTGAGCGGTAGGTACCATTATCTGTGCTTGTTTGGTCTTCTTCCTGCTAAGAACGATGTCCAATGGTTTAGTTTCAATCTGTACTTCTCCAAAACTTTTGATATTGGACATGATATCTTGAATAGCAATGTTGGTTCTATATTCTAGATTACATTGCTTCAATTCCTCACCTTTCACTACGGATTGTAGGAATTTATCTTCGATATCAATATCTTCTTCTAGTTGcttcaatgaaagaaaaatctgTAGTTCTGAGGCGTGTTGTTTAATGCTAGCAAAGTTTTCTCTGTACTTGGTTATTTCTTTTTCTCTCTGTTCAAGTGATGACAACAACTGACAAATTTTCGAGTCTTGGGTTTCCTCAATAGCATTAAGTTGTTTTATCAAATCTTCTTGTAATTTGTCCAGATGGTTGTTGATTGTTGTTCGAGTCTTTTCAATTTCCGTTTcgatttgtttcctttttttctttcaaattcaacAGACTTTTCTGCTGATGTTGACAGATTTCCTTTAAATTTTCTGCTACTTCAACCAATGTTTCTTCAATATAGTAGAAGGCATTCGAGGTTTTTACATTTTGAATGACGTCTTCTAAATTGTCGATATCCCGGCATTCTTTATGAGTTTCGACTATACATTTCCTGCAGCAGGGACGTTCGTGTTTCCGGcagtaaattataaatttttcttTGTGTATGTTACAGTATTGAGTGATTTGTAGTACATCACTAGGTAATGTTTGGTATTCCGTGATTGCTATGGTATTATGGTTTCTGGATCCCTTGGACAAACTATGGTGTTCCTGAAATTCTTGGCAAAGCCCTTCATCACATTCCGTACACCAGATTATGGATCGTTTGTTGACGTGTCGGAGGTCACACACACCACAATTTTGGGAGGATGAGGCCATATCACAAAACTGCAAAATATTATTAATGCAAATATAAATAaggctatatatatattgttcagaAGATCCTTCCTGGTCTACAAAATGAACTGTTTAAAGTTTTACCTTTTTAGAAGTTCCCAAATTATCGTCAACATTTTGTGCCCTTgagttcaaaaataaaaagtaattcaAACCTGCATGTACAAAAAACCATGCAACAGTTGTTTGTTAGACATTATGCTGATACTAATTAGTTATGATAGTTTTGTATTCTGTCTGACCTATTTGCATTTTTATAAGGCTGTTAACGTTTTTGTTTCAGACTAATTTGTTAAGATACTCAAAATAGCTATATCAATATTCAAGTTTATCTCAAAACAAGTTTATAGTAATAGTAATCTCGATTCTTATCAAGTTACACGTCAATGAGTTCAAAGGTCTAGGTTCATACGATTTATACCACTTGTTACCACTAAAAATATTCCTGGAACCTTCGATAATAATTATTTCCCTTACAAGTGGGTCCATCTTTCACCACCAAGACATAAAACAATTGTTGTTTGATGTCCTCAAAATTTTTCTCCCCATTTTAAATCTAAGGTTTAAGATGGATTAGTCATGGTGAACTTTTTCACGGGCCAAGCTCTAGAGTCAAGAAGAGAATTGTTAACACCAAAGGCGTCTACAACTTAGTGGTATCTTATTTCCCCTTAAAACATGTTTGCTATTCAAGATTCTGAGTTTAATTCGACAAGGAGTTCGGCTTTTGATAAattaattctttaaataaaatttcgGTCGGCCAGGATCAATAGCAAATTATTTTAGTCTGCATAAAACGTGTTTCATATAACTGTTCTGAAAAGGTTTTCAAAATATGCGGACAACAAAAATAACTTCTCAACTCATATGTCCTCATTGAACATAGTTAAgacttatatacctatatggagtaattttctttcagaacgacaggtcattctttttcagaatcaacctgGACGATACCatctttcaatgatatatgctccgaggcataaaataatgacctgtgtgaggtcattattttccttgataaacatgtaatctatgatttacttcaaaactttattcgtctaATAGATTTTTGTTGCctatttggaaatttattttttaaagttcaatcgacgataggtgtaaaagaaaccgtcattgtagtccTACATTTTAATTTAGGagacaaataacgtgaagttttgttaatttatcgctataATAAAGATACATTATCATATATgacagatgaattttaatgtagactatcataaaataaatccagatttaacatattcgtgtgtaagattttgaaaatcttattgagtcaaactgaataggttgattgatttttggttgcttgctgaacgtccagtggcaaatatttcatgcatgttcagaccgatacacactgaataggaattcatactgtgacctacatgtatttatattcgtctttgtgtcagttcttaactttttaaaatttatgtataccttttactctatcaaatgatcaactaataagataatcttatattctattgaataacatttacGTATCTTACGAAAGGGTCGGGTgtggagggtatataattatatcctgattatcttttaataaaatgtattgctattcaaaagacaatc
The window above is part of the Mytilus edulis chromosome 6, xbMytEdul2.2, whole genome shotgun sequence genome. Proteins encoded here:
- the LOC139526602 gene encoding uncharacterized protein, which codes for MEKPYIYVGLERKKKRKQIETEIEKTRTTINNHLDKLQEDLIKQLNAIEETQDSKICQLLSSLEQREKEITKYRENFASIKQHASELQIFLSLKQLEEDIDIEDKFLQSVVKGEELKQCNLEYRTNIAIQDIMSNIKSFGEVQIETKPLDIVLSRKKTKQAQIMVPTAQRRSIENIKLKKNKTIATQGISINGCCQIPDGRMAFTYFFDMAVRVFSDTGLKDFEVRMPCYAQDILYISKDDTLAVSSCGHLKQCIAIINVKRKQITRTISLDSEIYGIALRENNLIYSVQKKGIRIINLSDESITQIVQDKMSPVCYIATFRNQIYHTNSETHAVTCYDRQGKPQWTFKNGSILKDPRGIDVDMDGNVYVTGIGSNNVVVISPDGQRHRELLTASDGLDRPISLCYDNSKKQLLVAYFENEAHLYAFI